One Podarcis raffonei isolate rPodRaf1 chromosome 3, rPodRaf1.pri, whole genome shotgun sequence genomic region harbors:
- the LOC128411471 gene encoding Golgi-associated RAB2 interactor protein 5A-like isoform X2, giving the protein MSILSRIPGFQRGENSRPRSPASDREDHKGRKAYLQGHAGGRILKFFHSPHENIDFSSLTQSPIETVLQKYLGKGEYPNFRSVAMFESSFFQVTKRGRQIFMHNQCNEAIIGIASTNIKLPLPTLMFIARPVIAGQVSSEDTEEPMLTRLIPLRYVRISIHDPEKRIIKIKLINGRTYYLRFHATNEEEEPVFDRWLSLVYLLQHPPPCYLKPQPKSYAVLENLSIRVFPSDDEAEVCPLPEEPEEEEVEEEKEKDKEEAAKSPVESRILFEEEEYSTEEREAIEAEGRFHYSLRDLYVRAESYEIYESVPTVPKTTK; this is encoded by the exons GATCCCAGGCTTTCAAAGGGGAGAAAACAGCCGACCAAGGTCGCCTGCCTCAGACAGAGAAGATCATAAGGGGAGAAAGGCCTATCTCCAAGGCCATGCAG GTGGCCGCATCCTGAAGTTCTTCCACAGCCCCCATGAAAACATTGACTTCTCTTCTCTGACCCAGTCTCCGATTGAGACAGTTCTGCAGAAATACCTCGGGAAAGGAGAATACCCGAACTTTCGGTCTGTTGCCATGTTCGAGAGCAGCTTTTTCCAG GTGACGAAAAGGGGCCGGCAAATCTTCATGCACAACCAGTGCAACGAGGCCATCATTGGCATTGCCTCCACCAACATCAAGCTGCCACTACCCACCCTGATGTTTATTGCTCGCCCTGTTATTGCTGGCCAAGTCTCCTCTGAGGACACAGAGGAACCAATGCTCACCAG GCTCATCCCTCTGAGATATGTGCGTATCTCCATTCACGACCCAGAGAAGCGGATCATCAAGATCAAGCTGATCAATGGGCGCACTTATTACCTTCGGTTTCACGCGACCAACGAGGAAGAGGAGCCCGTCTTTGACCGCTGGCTCTCCCTGGTCTACCTTCTCCAGCACCCGCCCCCTTGCTACCTGAAACCACAACCCAAATCCTACGCCGTACTGGAGAACCTCAGCATCCGCGTCTTCCCAAGCGACGATGAAGCT GAGGTTTGTCCTCTTCCAGAGGAgccggaagaggaggaggtggaggaagagaaagagaaagacaaagAGGAGGCAGCGAAAAGCCCTGTTGAGAGCCGCATCCTCTTTGAGGAAGAGGAGTATTCCACAGAGGAGAGGGAAGCGATAGAGGCAGAAGGACGCTTCCACTATAGCTTAAGGGATCTGTATGTGAGGGCAGAGAGCTATGAGATCTACGAAAGCGTCCCCACAGTGCCAAAGACAACCAAGTAA